A single window of Dermacentor albipictus isolate Rhodes 1998 colony chromosome 1, USDA_Dalb.pri_finalv2, whole genome shotgun sequence DNA harbors:
- the LOC135903025 gene encoding uncharacterized protein codes for MWAWDEPQALVFDLLSSFQVLVLFAVATIASAGLLDDGGDDYGGGGGGGFGGGGGFGGGGGGGDDIGVASVSYVKTPVVSVKYVAKPVVSYVAKPVATVSHALKPVVTYTTISSGGGGFGGGGGGGFGGGGGGYGGGGGGYGGGGGGHGGGWPWP; via the coding sequence TGATCTGCTCTCTTCATTCCAGGTCCTCGTCCTCTTCGCCGTAGCGACGATCGCCTCTGCGGGTCTTCTGGATGACGGGGGCGATGATTACGGTGGAGGCGGTGGTGGCGGTTTCGGCGGCGGAGGCGGTttcggtggtggtggcggcggcggagaTGACATCGGCGTAGCTTCCGTCTCGTACGTCAAGACGCCCGTTGTGAGCGTGAAGTACGTCGCCAAGCCTGTGGTCAGCTACGTGGCGAAGCCGGTGGCCACCGTGTCGCATGCCCTGAAGCCAGTGGTGACGTACACGACGATCTCGAGCGGCGGCGGAGGCTTCGgaggcggtggcggtggtggcttcggcggcggcggtggcggataCGGTGGAGGTGGTGGCGGATACGGTGGAGGAGGCGGTGGCCACGGAGGCGGATGGCCCTGGCCGTAA